One Theropithecus gelada isolate Dixy chromosome 3, Tgel_1.0, whole genome shotgun sequence genomic window carries:
- the PIK3CG gene encoding phosphatidylinositol 4,5-bisphosphate 3-kinase catalytic subunit gamma isoform: protein MELENYEQPVVLREDNCRRRRRMKPRSVAACLSSMELIPIEFVLPTSQRKCKSPETALLHVAGHGNVEQMKAQVWLRVLETSVASDFYHRLGPDHFLLLYQKKGQWYEIYDKYQVVQTLDCLRYWKATHRSPGQIHLVQRRPPSEESQAFQRQLTALIGYDVTDVSNVHDDELEFTRRGLVTPRMAEVASRDPRLYAMHPWVTSKPLPEYLWKKIANNCIFIVIHRSTTSQTIKVSPDDTPGTILQSFFTKMAKKKSLMDIPESQSEQDFVLRVCGRDEYLVGETPIKNFQWVRHCLKNGEEIHLVLDTPPDPALDEVRKEEWPLVDDCTGVTGYHEQLTIHGKDHESVFTVSLWDCDRKFRVKIRGIDIPVLPRNTDLTVFVEANIQHGQQVLCQRRTSPKPFTEEVLWNVWLEFSIKIKDLPKGALLNLQIYCGKAPAVSSKAPAESHSSESKGKVQLLYYVNLLLIDHRFLLRRGEYVLHMWQISGKGEDQGSFSADKLTSATNPDKENSMSISILLDNYCHPIALPKHQPTPDPEGDRVRAEMPNQLRKQLEAIIATDPLNPLTAEDKELLWHFRYESLKHPKAYPKLFSSVKWGQQEIVAKTYQLLARREVWDQSALDVGLTMQLLDCNFSDENVRAIAVQKLESLEDDDVLHYLLQLVQAVKFEPYHDSALARFLLKRGLRNKRIGHFLFWFLRSEIAQSRHYQQRFAVILEAYLRGCGTAMLHDFTQQVQVIEMLQKVTLDIKSLSAEKYDVSSQVISQLKQKLENLQNSQLPKSFRVPYDPGLKAGALAIEKCKVMASKKKPLWLEFKCADPTALSNETIGIIFKHGDDLRQDMLILQILRIMESIWETESLDLCLLPYGCISTGDKIGMIEIVKDATTIAKIQQSTVGNTGAFKDEVLNHWLKEKSPTEEKFQAAVERFVYSCAGYCVATFVLGIGDRHNDNIMITETGNLFHIDFGHILGNYKSFLGINKERVPFVLTPDFLFVMGTSGKKTSLHFQKFQDTCVKAYLALRHHTNLLIILFSMMLMTGMPQLTSKEDIEYIRDALTVGKNEEDAKKYFLDQIEVCRDKGWTVQFNWFLHLVLGIKQGEKHSA, encoded by the exons ATGGAGCTGGAGAACTATGAACAGCCCGTGGTGCTGAGAGAGGACAACTGCCGCAGGCGCCGGAGGATGAAGCCGCGCAGTGTTGCGGCCTGCCTGTCCTCCATGGAGCTCATCCCCATCGAGTTCGTGCTGCCCACCAGCCAGCGCAAATGCAAGAGCCCCGAAACGGCGCTGCTGCACGTGGCGGGCCACGGCAACGTGGAGCAGATGAAGGCCCAGGTGTGGCTGCGAGTGCTGGAGACCAGCGTGGCGTCGGACTTCTACCACCGACTGGGGCCGGACCACTTCCTCCTGCTCTACCAGAAGAAGGGGCAGTGGTATGAGATCTACGACAAGTACCAGGTGGTGCAGACTCTGGACTGCCTGCGCTACTGGAAGGCCACTCACCGCAGCCCCGGCCAGATCCACCTGGTGCAGCGGCGCCCGCCCTCTGAGGAGTCGCAGGCCTTCCAGCGGCAGCTCACCGCGCTGATTGGCTATGATGTCACCGACGTCAGCAACGTGCACGACGACGAGCTGGAGTTCACGCGCCGCGGCCTGGTGACGCCGCGCATGGCGGAGGTGGCCAGTCGCGACCCGAGGCTCTACGCCATGCACCCCTGGGTGACGTCCAAGCCCCTCCCGGAGTACCTGTGGAAGAAGATTGCCAACAACTGCATCTTCATCGTCATTCACCGCAGCACCACCAGCCAGACCATTAAGGTCTCGCCCGACGACACCCCTGGAACCATCCTGCAGAGCTTCTTCACCAAGATggccaagaagaaatctctgatgGATATTCCTGAAAGCCAAAGCGAACAGGATTTTGTGCTGCGCGTCTGTGGCCGGGATGAGTACCTGGTGGGCGAAACGCCCATCAAAAACTTCCAGTGGGTGAGGCACTGCCTCAAGAACGGAGAAGAAATTCACCTGGTACTGGACACGCCTCCAGACCCAGCTCTAGACGAGGTAAGGAAGGAAGAGTGGCCGCTGGTGGATGACTGCACAGGAGTCACTGGCTACCATGAGCAGCTGACCATCCACGGCAAGGACCACGAGAGTGTGTTCACCGTGTCCCTGTGGGACTGCGACCGCAAGTTCAGGGTCAAGATCAGAGGCATTGATATCCCTGTCCTGCCCCGGAACACCGACCTCACAGTTTTTGTAGAGGCAAACATCCAGCATGGGCAGCAAGTCCTTTGCCAAAGGAGAACCAGCCCCAAACCCTTCACAGAGGAGGTGCTCTGGAATGTGTGGCTTGAGTTCAGTATCAAAATCAAAGACTTGCCCAAAGGAGCTCTACTGAACCTCCAGATCTACTGTGGTAAAGCTCCAGCAGTGTCCAGCAAGGCCCCTGCAGAGTCCCACAGTTCTGAGTCCAAGGGCAAAGTTCAGCTTCTCTATTATGTGAACCTGCTGCTGATAGACCACCGGTTCCTTCTGCGCCGTGGAGAATACGTTCTCCACATGTGGCAGATATCCGGGAAGGGAGAAGACCAAGGAAGCTTCAGTGCTGACAAACTCACGTCTGCAACTAACCCAGACAAGGAGAACTCAATGTCCATCTCCATTCTTCTGGACAATTACTGCCACCCGATAGCCCTGCCTAAGCATCAGCCCACCCCTGACCCGGAAGGGGACCGGGTTCGAGCAGAAATGCCCAACCAGCTTCGCAAGCAATTGGAGGCGATCATAGCTACTGATCCACTTAACCCTCTCACAGCAGAGGACAAAGAATTGCTCTGGCACTTTAGATATGAAAGCCTTAAGCACCCAAAAGCATATCCTAAGCTATTTAGTTCAGTGAAATGGGGACAGCAAGAAATTGTGGCCAAAACATACCAATTGTTGGCCAGAAGGGAAGTCTGGGATCAAAGTGCTTTGGATGTTGGGTTAACAATGCAGCTCCTGGACTGCAACTTCTCAGATGAAAATGTAAGAGCCATTGCAGTTCAGAAACTGGAGAGCTTGGAGGACGATGATGTTCTGCATTACCTTCTACAGTTGGTACAG GCTGTGAAATTTGAACCATACCATGATAGCGCCCTTGCCAGATTTCTGCTGAAGCGTGGTTTAAGA AACAAAAGAATTGGtcactttttgttttggttcttgAGAAGTGAGATAGCCCAGTCCAGACACTATCAGCAGAGGTTCGCCGTGATTCTGGAAGCCTATTTGAGGGGCTGTGGCACAGCCATGCTGCACGACTTTACCCAACAAGTCCAAGTAATCGAGATGTTACAAAAAGTCACCCTTGATATTAAATCGCTCTCTGCTGAAAAGTATGATGTCAGTTCCCAAG TTATTTCACAACTtaaacaaaaacttgaaaaccTGCAGAATTCTCAACTCCCCAAAAGCTTTAGAGTTCCATATGATCCTGGACTGAAAGCAGGAGCGCTGGCA ATTGAAAAATGTAAAGTAATGGCCTCCAAGAAAAAACCACTGTGGCTTGAGTTTAAATGTGCCGATCCTACAGCCCTATCAAATGAAACAATTGGAATTATATTTAAACATGGTGATGATCTGCGCCAAGACATGCTTATTTTACAG ATTCTACGAATCATGGAGTCCATTTGGGAGACTGAATCTTTGGATCTGTGCCTCCTGCCATATGGTTGCATTTCAACTGGTGACAAAATAG GAATGATCGAGATTGTGAAAGACGCCACAACAATTGCCAAAATTCAGCAAAGCACCGTGGGCAACACGGGAGCATTTAAAGATGAAGTCCTGAATCACTGGCTCAAAGAAAAATCTCCTACTGAAGAAAAG TTTCAGGCAGCAGTGGAGAGATTTGTTTATTCCTGTGCAGGCTACTGTGTGGCAACCTTTGTTCTTGGAATAGGCGACAGACACAATGACAATATTATGATCACAGAGACAG GAAACCTATTTCATATTGACTTCGGGCACATTCTTGGGAATTACAAAAGTTTCCTGGGCATTAATAAAGAGAGAGTGCCATTTGTGCTAACCCCTGACTTCCTGTTCGTCATGGGAACTTCTGGAAAGAAGACAAGCCTACACTTCCAGAAATTTCAG